In the Nicotiana tabacum cultivar K326 chromosome 16, ASM71507v2, whole genome shotgun sequence genome, one interval contains:
- the LOC107805464 gene encoding uncharacterized protein LOC107805464: MTTPKETKETNNSRRIHRMITSQSLLHKAPLDDLEKVNKAFEAFVSQLPIAPPIPTPNNNTLENPRSGLANSGSGGIPSKSREGEPGNLVNSDLQNLVLTLQKQLKEQSDRIEQIPEVPPVIKGIDMDKYSQQPWKPSAAPLLIPKKFKMPDIPKYDGTVDPRDHVTAFTTGVKGNDLTKQEIESVLVKKFSETLTKGALTWFERQDDKY, from the exons ATGACAACACccaaggaaaccaaggaaaccaacAACTCCAGGAGAATCCACAGGATGATCACATCCCAATCCCTTCTCCACAAAGCTCCCCTCGACGATCTCGAGAAG GTCAATAAAGCTTTTGAGGCCTTTGTCAGCCAATTACCCATTGCACCACCAATACCCACTCCAAATAATAACACTTTGGAGAACCCTCGTTCTGGGCTTGCTAATTCAGGTAGTGGTGGAATCCCCAGCAAGTCACGAGAAGGAGAACCAGGTAACTTagtcaattctgatttacaaaatttagtactaacattgcagaaacagctcaaggagcaaagtgaccgcatagagcaaatacctgaAGTACCGCCCGTAATCAAAGggatagatatggataaatattcacaacaaccttggaagccaagtgctgctcctctcctaattccaaagaaattcaaaatgcccgatattccaaaatacgatggaacagttgatccacgagaccacgtgactgcattcacaacaggcgtaaaaggcaacgacttgaccaaacaagaaattgaatcagtattggtcaaaaaattcagtgaaacactcactaagggagcattaacatg gtttgagcgacaagatgacaaatactaa
- the LOC107805463 gene encoding disease resistance protein RPP13-like → MVDAFVSFAVEKLGDFLIQEVALRISLRQDVRWLRNELLFMQSFLKDAEQKQNEDKRVQQWVFEINSIANDAVAILETYISMAEESDDHGFASRLKACACICRKETKFYNISKEIQSLKKRVMDISRKRETYGIRDINNAGEGTSNQSAMVRTLRRTTSYIDDDHIFVGFRDVVESLLAELLKAEPRRSVISIYGMGGLGKTTLARNLYNSPTVVSSFQTRTWICVSQEYNTMDLLRNIIKSIQGRTKESLDLLEKMTEADLEIHLRGLLQECKYLLVVDDVWQKEAWESLKRAFPDSKNGSKVIITTRKEDVAKRADDKGFVYKLRFLREEESWDLFCRKLLDVQAMVPAMGRLARDMVDKCGGLPLAIVVLSGLLSHKRGLQEWQKVKAQLWRHMKDDSIEISYILSLSYNDLSTVLKQCFLYFGIFPEDHLIYVDNIVWSWMAEGFIPEGEEKTEDVAERFLNELIRRSLIQVVGTSWKTDVRCKMHDLLRDLAVQKALEVKLFDIYDPRKHSISSLCVRHIIHGQAQRYLSLDLSNLKLRSIMFLDRDFFKMDLIKFHDVFQHIYVLYLEIGSGAILPDAIGSLYHLKFLSLRGIRDLPSSIGRLINLQTLRVLNDYRHLCQLPPETANLINLRHIVALYSRPLQLSKLTSLQVLKYSCCDQWRDVDPVDLVNLQELGMYDIVNTYSLNNIGSLKNLSSLMLRCKVDESFPTLEYLHSSQKLDKLWLEGRIEKFPLLGYFPNSITMMVLWKSELMEDPMPILGMLPNLRDLDLVGAYEGKEITCSNNSFYQLEFLRLDGLQKLERWHLSTSSMPRIKGFGIHDCSKLKEIPQRMKDVAILEKLKGIDQEFGEHYRVTSLG, encoded by the coding sequence ATGGTTGACGCATTTGTGTCATTTGCAGTTGAAAAACTGGGCGACTTTCTCATACAAGAAGTTGCATTGCGCATAAGTCTGAGACAGGATGTGCGGTGGCTGAGAAATGAGCTGCTATTCATGCAATCTTTCCTCAAAGATGCAGAACAAAAGCAAAATGAAGATAAAAGAGTTCAACAATGGGTATTTGAAATCAACTCTATTGCTAATGACGCTGTCGCTATACTGGAGACTTACATCTCCATGGCAGAAGAATCTGATGACCATGGATTTGCTAGTCGTCTTAAGGCTTGCGCTTGCATATGTAGGAAGGAGACCAAATTCTACAACATCAGCAAGGAGATCCAATCCCTCAAGAAGCGAGTCATGGATATCTCTCGCAAACGGGAGACATATGGTATTAGAGACATCAATAATGCAGGAGAAGGGACAAGTAATCAGTCCGCCATGGTTAGAACATTGAGGAGAACTACCTCCTATATAGATGACGATCATATTTTTGTTGGCTTTCGGGATGTTGTAGAAAGCTTGCTAGCTGAACTTCTCAAAGCAGAGCCTCGCCGAAGTGTCATCTCCATTTATGGTATGGGCGGGTTAGGCAAGACCACTCTTGCAAGAAACCTCTACAACTCTCCAACTGTAGTCTCTAGCTTCCAAACACGCACTTGGATATGTGTTTCTCAAGAGTACAACACCATGGATCTCCTTAGGAATATCATAAAATCTATCCAAGGTCGTACAAAGGAAAGTCTGGATTTGTTGGAAAAGATGACAGAGGCGGATCTAGAAATTCACCTTCGAGGCCTATTGCAAGAATGCAAATACCTTCTGGTGGTTGATGATGTATGGCAGAAAGAGGCATGGGAAAGTTTAAAAAGAGCCTTCCCAGATAGCAAGAATGGCAGCAAAGTTATTATTACCACACGCAAAGAGGATGTTGCTAAAAGAGCAGATGATAAAGGTTTTGTCTATAAACTTCGCTTCCTTAGAGAAGAAGAGAGTTGGGACCTCTTTTGCAGGAAACTACTTGATGTTCAGGCAATGGTCCCAGCAATGGGAAGGTTAGCTAGAGATATGGTGGACAAGTGTGGAGGCTTACCTCTTGCAATTGTTGTATTAAGCGGGCTACTTTCGCATAAAAGGGGGCTACAAGAATGGCAAAAGGTGAAGGCACAACTTTGGCGGCATATGAAAGATGACTCTATTGAAATCTCCTACATACTATCACTGAGCTACAATGATTTGTCAACTGTACTCAAGCAATGTTTTCTTTACTTTGGTATTTTTCCAGAAGATCATTTGATCTATGTTGACAACATAGTCTGGTCGTGGATGGCCGAAGGATTCATACCAGAAGGAGAAGAAAAAACAGAGGATGTAGCTGAGCGCTTCCTGAATGAGCTAATAAGACGAAGCTTGATTCAAGTGGTAGGTACAAGTTGGAAAACAGATGTTAGATGCAAGATGCACGATCTACTTCGGGATCTTGCCGTGCAAAAGGCATTGGAGGTAAAATTATTTGACATTTATGATCCAAGAAAGCATTCCATATCCTCCTTATGTGTCAGACACATCATTCATGGTCAAGCACAAAGGTACCTCTCACTTGATCTTTCTAACTTGAAGTTAAGGTCAATTATGTTCCTTGATCGAGATTTTTTTAAGATGGATCTTATAAAGTTTCATGATGTCTTCCAACATATATATGTGTTATACTTGGAGATTGGTTCTGGCGCTATACTACCTGATGCCATAGGAAGTTTGTACCACCTCAAGTTCTTAAGCTTGAGAGGTATCCGTGATCTTCCCTCCTCCATCGGCCGGCTCATAAATTTACAGACACTTCGTGTCTTGAATGACTATAGACACTTATGCCAACTACCCCCGGAAACAGCTAACCTAATAAATCTAAGACATATAGTTGCGTTGTATTCAAGACCTCTGCAACTTAGCAAACTCACAAGTCTTCAAGTTCTTAAATACAGTTGTTGTGATCAGTGGAGAGATGTTGATCCCGTTGATTTAGTCAATCTTCAAGAATTAGGCATGTATGATATTGTGAATACTTACTCCCTAAATAACATTGGCAGCTTGAAAAACCTTAGCTCTCTCATGTTGCGTTGTAAAGTTGATGAATCATTCCCAACCCTTGAATATCTTCATTCTAGTCAAAAGCTCGACAAATTGTGGTTAGAGGGGAGAATAGAAAAATTTCCTCTCTTGGGCTATTTTCCAAATTCCATCACAATGATGGTCCTTTGGAAGTCAGAACTAATGGAGGATCCAATGCCTATTTTGGGAATGTTGCCAAATCTAAGGGATCTTGATTTAGTAGGAGCTTATGAAGGAAAAGAAATTACCTGCAGTAATAACAGCTTTTATCAACTAGAATTTCTTCGTCTTGATGGTCTTCAGAAGCTAGAAAGATGGCATTTATCCACAAGTTCCATGCCTCGCATTAAAGGTTTTGGTATCCATGATTGTTCAAAGCTGAAGGAGATTCCCCAGAGAATGAAAGACGTCGCTATCCTGGAGAAGTTGAAGGGCATCGATCAAGAGTTTGGTGAACATTACAGAGTCACTAGTTTAGGATGA